A single window of Mycolicibacterium madagascariense DNA harbors:
- a CDS encoding glutamate ABC transporter substrate-binding protein, whose amino-acid sequence MSALARKLSAVAAVGVLALAGCSQTAPVINVPSVTLTPPTPAGMTDVAPEVARAPDPDAQGQCTASLRPFPNAALADAAVSTIRNRGRLIVGLDIGSNLFSFRDPITGEITGFDVDIAGEVARDIFGTPSQVEYRILSSADRITALQNNQVDIVVKTMTIDCARKQLIAFSTEYLAASQRILAPRDSAIAQASDLSGKRVCAVKGTTSMTRIKEINPPPMIVEVVTWADCLVALQQRQVDAVSTDDAILAGLVSQDPYLHIVGPSMDREPYGIGINKDNTGLVRFVNGTLERIRRDGTWNTLYRKWLTVLGPAPSPPTPRYED is encoded by the coding sequence ATGAGTGCTCTCGCGCGGAAGCTGTCGGCCGTCGCGGCGGTCGGCGTCCTGGCCCTTGCCGGTTGCAGCCAGACCGCGCCCGTCATCAACGTGCCGAGCGTGACGCTCACACCCCCCACCCCGGCGGGGATGACCGACGTCGCGCCCGAGGTCGCCCGCGCCCCCGACCCGGACGCGCAGGGCCAGTGCACGGCCAGCCTGCGGCCCTTCCCGAACGCCGCGCTCGCCGACGCCGCGGTCAGCACGATCCGCAACCGCGGCAGGCTCATCGTCGGGCTCGACATCGGCAGCAATCTATTCAGCTTCCGCGACCCGATCACCGGCGAGATCACCGGTTTCGACGTCGACATCGCCGGCGAGGTCGCCCGCGACATCTTCGGCACCCCGTCCCAAGTCGAGTACCGCATCCTGTCGTCGGCCGACCGGATCACCGCGCTGCAGAACAACCAGGTCGACATCGTCGTGAAGACCATGACCATCGACTGCGCCCGCAAGCAGCTGATCGCGTTCTCCACCGAGTACCTCGCCGCCAGCCAACGGATCCTCGCGCCCCGCGACTCGGCGATCGCGCAGGCGTCGGATCTGTCGGGCAAACGGGTCTGTGCGGTCAAGGGGACGACGTCGATGACGCGCATCAAGGAGATCAACCCGCCGCCCATGATCGTCGAGGTCGTCACGTGGGCCGACTGCCTGGTCGCTCTACAGCAGCGCCAGGTCGACGCCGTCAGCACCGACGACGCGATACTGGCCGGGCTGGTCAGTCAGGACCCCTACCTGCACATCGTCGGCCCGTCGATGGACAGGGAGCCCTACGGCATCGGGATCAACAAGGACAACACCGGGCTGGTGCGGTTCGTCAACGGCACCCTGGAGCGCATCCGCCGCGACGGCACGTGGAACACGCTGTACCGCAAGTGGTTGACCGTGCTCGGGCCCGCGCCGTCACCACCGACTCCGAGGTACGAGGACTGA
- the glnX gene encoding protein kinase G-activating protein GlnX, translated as MTVELAHPSTEPLASRSQARPAHPRWWFLWTTPGRILVIGFVLAAMVIACAFATSTTINDRQQALSTVLDHTEPLAFAAGQLYTTLSVADAAAATAFISGAEPRAVRQRYEQAITDASVAVTRASSGLTDDEMVQLLGRVNAELAVYTGLVETARTNNRAGNPVGSSYLSEASSLMQTQILPDAQRLYEETSKQVDTETTASTRIPAPVILVVLATLMFGAFANRWLARRTRRRVNVGFVAGGLAVLVMIVWVGTALAISTADSRSAKSTAAESLKTVTTLAITAQQARADETLSLIRRGDEDVRKQSYYQRIDDMQHQLADYLGREDAIDKADLSDAEQLLRRWRAADDRINAYIAVGNYQAATQVALGTGEDDSTPAFDKLDAALTKGIGESRQQLRNDIVNARRVLSGATVGAAVLSIIAAIAVALGLWPRLSEYR; from the coding sequence GTGACCGTGGAGTTGGCGCACCCTTCCACCGAGCCCCTTGCGTCCCGCTCACAAGCCAGACCAGCGCACCCGCGGTGGTGGTTCCTCTGGACCACCCCCGGCCGGATCCTGGTCATCGGCTTCGTGCTGGCCGCCATGGTCATCGCGTGTGCCTTCGCCACGTCGACCACCATCAACGACCGCCAGCAGGCGCTGTCCACGGTGCTCGACCACACCGAGCCGTTGGCGTTCGCCGCAGGCCAGCTCTACACGACGCTGTCGGTCGCCGACGCCGCCGCGGCCACCGCCTTCATCTCCGGCGCGGAGCCCCGGGCCGTGCGCCAGCGCTACGAGCAGGCCATCACCGATGCGTCGGTGGCGGTGACGCGGGCCTCCAGCGGTCTGACCGACGACGAGATGGTGCAACTGCTCGGCCGGGTCAACGCCGAGCTCGCGGTGTACACCGGCCTCGTCGAGACCGCGCGCACCAACAACCGTGCGGGCAACCCCGTCGGGTCGTCGTACCTGTCGGAGGCGTCGTCGCTGATGCAGACGCAGATCCTGCCCGACGCCCAACGGCTCTACGAGGAGACCAGCAAGCAGGTCGACACCGAGACCACCGCCTCGACCCGCATCCCCGCGCCGGTCATCCTGGTGGTCCTGGCGACGCTGATGTTCGGCGCGTTCGCGAACCGGTGGCTGGCTCGGCGCACCCGGCGCCGGGTGAACGTCGGCTTCGTCGCGGGCGGGCTCGCCGTCCTGGTCATGATCGTCTGGGTCGGCACGGCGCTGGCGATCTCCACCGCGGACAGCCGCAGCGCCAAGAGCACGGCCGCCGAGTCGCTCAAGACCGTCACGACCCTGGCCATCACGGCCCAGCAGGCCCGCGCCGACGAGACGCTGTCGCTGATCCGGCGCGGCGACGAGGACGTCCGCAAGCAGTCCTACTACCAGCGCATCGACGACATGCAGCACCAGCTCGCGGACTACCTCGGCCGCGAGGACGCCATCGACAAGGCCGACCTCTCCGACGCCGAGCAACTCCTGCGACGCTGGCGGGCCGCCGACGACCGGATCAACGCCTACATCGCGGTCGGCAACTACCAGGCCGCCACGCAGGTCGCCCTGGGCACCGGCGAGGACGACTCCACCCCGGCGTTCGACAAGCTCGACGCCGCCCTCACCAAGGGCATCGGCGAAAGTCGCCAGCAACTCCGCAACGACATCGTCAACGCCCGCCGGGTGCTGTCGGGCGCCACGGTCGGCGCGGCGGTCCTGAGCATCATCGCCGCGATCGCGGTGGCGCTGGGGCTGTGGCCGAGGTTGAGTGAGTACCGATGA
- a CDS encoding NUDIX domain-containing protein, producing the protein MRGDGDGWVEAEDGAYFWGLHGAAGLLLRAPGADGVATVLLQHRAPWSHQGGTWSLPGGARDSHETVEEAAVREAEEEAGLSADQLVVRGAVVTASVAGAKGSCWTYTTVIAEAPAPLETVPNRESSELRWVAEDEVADLPLHPGFAASWPRLRTAAAAYPFEVTDEA; encoded by the coding sequence GTGCGAGGCGACGGGGACGGTTGGGTCGAAGCAGAGGACGGCGCCTACTTCTGGGGGTTGCACGGAGCGGCGGGACTGCTGCTGCGGGCCCCCGGCGCCGACGGGGTCGCGACGGTGCTGCTGCAGCATCGTGCGCCGTGGAGCCATCAGGGCGGGACGTGGAGTCTGCCCGGCGGGGCGCGCGACAGCCACGAGACCGTCGAGGAGGCCGCCGTCCGGGAGGCCGAGGAGGAGGCCGGCCTGAGCGCCGACCAGCTCGTCGTGCGGGGAGCGGTCGTCACCGCCTCGGTTGCTGGGGCGAAGGGGTCCTGCTGGACCTACACGACGGTCATCGCGGAGGCGCCCGCACCGCTGGAGACCGTGCCCAACCGCGAGAGCTCCGAACTGCGCTGGGTCGCCGAGGACGAGGTGGCCGACCTGCCGCTGCACCCCGGGTTCGCCGCCAGCTGGCCGCGGTTGCGCACCGCCGCCGCGGCCTACCCGTTCGAGGTCACCGACGAGGCATGA
- a CDS encoding type II toxin-antitoxin system prevent-host-death family antitoxin, translated as MTLMVPVSKAKAKLSELIRQAADEDVILMNHSTPAAILISAERYDELIEELEDLRDRISVHERSGITIGLDKLMAELGLVAD; from the coding sequence ATGACCCTCATGGTCCCCGTCAGCAAGGCCAAGGCCAAGCTGTCCGAGTTGATTCGTCAGGCCGCCGACGAAGACGTCATCCTGATGAACCATTCCACGCCGGCCGCCATCCTCATCTCCGCCGAGCGATACGACGAATTGATCGAGGAACTCGAAGACCTGCGCGACCGTATTAGCGTCCACGAACGGTCCGGAATCACCATCGGGCTAGACAAACTCATGGCCGAATTGGGACTCGTCGCCGACTAG
- the thiE gene encoding thiamine phosphate synthase: protein MLSRRDRLAAARLYLCTDARRERGDLAEFADAAMAGGVDVIQLRDKGSAGEQRFGPLEARAELAALEVLTDAARRHGALVAVNDRADVARAAGADVLHLGQDDLPLPVARDIVGADTLIGRSTHDETQAAAATDEDVDYFCVGPCWPTPTKPGRSAPGLDLVRAAAALGTATPWFAIGGIDADRLPEVLAAGATRIVVVRAITAAEDPAAAARELARALTSG from the coding sequence GTGCTTTCCCGACGCGACCGCCTCGCCGCCGCCCGCCTCTACCTGTGCACCGACGCCCGGCGGGAGCGCGGCGACCTGGCCGAGTTCGCCGACGCCGCTATGGCGGGTGGGGTCGACGTCATTCAGCTACGTGACAAGGGCTCGGCGGGCGAACAGCGGTTCGGGCCGCTGGAGGCCAGGGCCGAGCTGGCCGCACTCGAGGTCTTGACCGACGCGGCCCGCCGACACGGCGCCCTGGTCGCGGTCAACGACCGGGCCGACGTGGCCCGCGCCGCCGGCGCCGACGTGCTGCACCTCGGCCAGGACGACCTCCCCCTGCCCGTCGCCCGCGACATCGTCGGAGCCGACACGCTGATCGGGCGCTCCACGCACGACGAGACCCAGGCCGCGGCCGCCACCGACGAGGACGTCGACTACTTCTGCGTCGGCCCCTGCTGGCCGACCCCGACCAAGCCGGGTCGGTCGGCTCCCGGCCTCGACCTGGTGCGCGCGGCCGCGGCACTGGGCACCGCCACGCCGTGGTTCGCCATCGGCGGCATCGACGCCGACCGGCTCCCCGAGGTGCTCGCCGCCGGCGCCACCCGCATCGTGGTCGTGCGGGCGATCACCGCGGCCGAGGACCCCGCCGCCGCGGCGCGGGAGCTGGCGCGGGCGCTCACATCTGGCTGA
- the thiO gene encoding glycine oxidase ThiO has translation MPTLAVVGGGVIGLSVARRAALDGWRVRVHRADVPGASWVAGGMLAPHSEGWPGEERLLRIGLASLQMWHDDFLDGLPPEVVTARESVVVAVDRADAADLATTSEWLAAQGHPVTVTRAARDVEPLLAQGIRHGFVAETELAVDNRALVTALAARCQDLGVSWAPPVRTLDEARDADAVVIANGIDAPTLWPGLPIRPVKGEVLRLRWRRGCLPLPQRVIRARVHGRQVYLVPREDGVVVGATQYEHGRDTAPAVAGVRELLDDACEVVPALGEYELAECAAGLRPMTPDNVPLVGRLDERTLVAAGHGRSGFLLAPWTAATIAAELEVGVGV, from the coding sequence GTGCCCACCTTGGCCGTCGTCGGCGGCGGCGTCATCGGTCTCTCGGTGGCCCGCCGGGCAGCTCTGGACGGTTGGCGCGTGCGGGTGCACCGGGCCGACGTCCCCGGCGCATCGTGGGTGGCCGGCGGAATGTTGGCGCCGCACAGCGAGGGCTGGCCGGGGGAGGAACGGCTGCTGCGCATCGGGCTGGCCTCCCTGCAGATGTGGCACGACGACTTCCTGGACGGTCTGCCACCCGAGGTGGTGACCGCCCGCGAGTCGGTGGTCGTCGCCGTCGATCGGGCCGACGCGGCCGACCTCGCCACTACGTCGGAATGGCTTGCCGCCCAGGGACATCCGGTCACGGTGACGAGGGCGGCGCGTGACGTGGAGCCCCTGCTCGCCCAGGGCATCCGGCACGGCTTCGTCGCGGAGACCGAACTGGCCGTCGACAACCGGGCGCTCGTCACCGCGTTGGCGGCGCGGTGTCAGGATCTCGGGGTGTCGTGGGCGCCGCCGGTGCGGACGCTGGACGAGGCGCGCGACGCTGACGCCGTCGTCATCGCCAACGGCATCGACGCGCCCACGCTGTGGCCGGGGCTGCCGATCCGGCCCGTCAAGGGCGAGGTGCTGCGTCTGAGGTGGCGGCGCGGCTGTCTCCCGTTGCCGCAGAGGGTCATTCGGGCCAGGGTGCACGGCCGACAGGTGTATCTGGTGCCGCGGGAGGACGGCGTGGTGGTCGGCGCGACGCAGTACGAGCACGGCCGGGACACCGCCCCCGCGGTCGCCGGCGTCCGCGAACTACTGGACGACGCCTGCGAGGTCGTACCCGCGCTGGGGGAGTACGAACTCGCGGAGTGCGCGGCCGGACTGCGTCCGATGACACCGGACAACGTGCCGCTGGTCGGCAGGCTCGACGAGCGCACGCTGGTCGCCGCCGGGCACGGCCGGTCGGGTTTCCTGTTGGCGCCGTGGACCGCCGCCACCATCGCGGCGGAGTTGGAAGTGGGTGTGGGCGTATGA
- the thiS gene encoding sulfur carrier protein ThiS — MRLVVNDEPVEVGENTTVEQLLADLGMPDKGIAVAVDWAVVPRSQWHLELSDGAKVEVVTAVQGG, encoded by the coding sequence ATGAGATTGGTCGTGAACGACGAACCCGTCGAGGTCGGCGAGAACACCACGGTCGAGCAACTCCTGGCCGACCTCGGCATGCCGGACAAGGGCATCGCCGTGGCGGTCGACTGGGCGGTGGTGCCCCGCTCGCAGTGGCACCTCGAGCTGTCCGACGGGGCCAAGGTGGAGGTCGTGACGGCGGTGCAGGGTGGCTGA
- the thiG gene encoding thiazole synthase (functions in thiamine (vitamin B1) biosynthesis; in Bacillus subtilis this enzyme catalyzes the formation of thiazole from dehydroxyglycine and 1-deoxy-D-xylulose-5-phosphate and ThiS-thiocarboxylate), with protein sequence MAEDSALVIAGRRFGSRLILGTGGAANLAVLEEALVASGTELTTVAMRRVDADGGTGVLDLLQRLGITPLPNTAGCRGAAEAVMTAQLAREALGTNWVKLEVIADERTLLPDGLELVRAAERLVDDDFVVLAYTNDDPVLARRLEDTGVAAVMPLGSPIGTGLGIANPHNIAMIVERAGVPIVLDAGIGTASDAAQAMELGCDAVLLATAVTRAADPPTMAAAMAAAVTAGRLARQAGRIPKRFWAQASSPAPA encoded by the coding sequence GTGGCTGAGGATTCCGCACTCGTCATCGCGGGTCGCCGCTTCGGCTCGCGGCTCATCCTCGGGACGGGCGGGGCCGCCAACCTCGCCGTGCTCGAAGAGGCCCTCGTCGCGTCGGGAACCGAGCTGACCACGGTCGCGATGCGGCGCGTCGACGCCGACGGCGGCACCGGCGTGCTGGACCTGCTGCAGCGGCTCGGCATCACGCCGCTGCCCAACACCGCGGGATGCCGAGGCGCGGCCGAAGCCGTCATGACCGCCCAGCTCGCCAGGGAGGCGCTGGGCACCAACTGGGTCAAGCTCGAGGTAATCGCCGACGAGCGGACCCTGCTGCCCGACGGTCTCGAATTGGTCAGGGCCGCAGAACGATTGGTCGACGACGACTTCGTCGTGCTGGCGTACACCAACGACGACCCCGTGCTGGCCCGCCGGCTGGAGGACACCGGCGTCGCCGCGGTCATGCCGCTCGGGTCGCCGATCGGCACGGGCCTCGGCATCGCCAACCCGCACAACATCGCGATGATCGTCGAGCGGGCGGGTGTGCCCATCGTCCTCGACGCGGGCATCGGCACCGCGAGCGACGCGGCGCAGGCGATGGAATTGGGTTGCGACGCCGTGCTTTTGGCCACGGCCGTCACCCGCGCCGCCGACCCGCCCACCATGGCTGCGGCGATGGCCGCCGCGGTCACCGCCGGCCGGCTGGCGCGGCAGGCGGGCCGCATCCCCAAGCGCTTCTGGGCGCAGGCGTCGAGCCCGGCGCCCGCGTGA
- a CDS encoding SGNH/GDSL hydrolase family protein: protein MAAGPGIRPRASGAPLAAGRSAGNYAHLVARQLSHDLVDVTFSGATTANVLTERQHGAPPQVSALTGAEDLVTVTIGGNDVGYVPYLVAAGLPAWVRSVPVVGRAVRGQLDVAARDAALAAVGESLRTVGRELRRRAPTARVLFVDYLTLVPPAGTAEVPFTEEQLHTAQRISDTLEQLTAAAAADTGCELVRAGDAGRAHHPWSDAPWTTRFGLPLPGRPAPLHPNAAGMRAVADLIIGQLA, encoded by the coding sequence ATGGCGGCGGGGCCGGGCATCAGACCGCGGGCGTCCGGCGCTCCGCTGGCCGCCGGGCGCTCGGCGGGCAACTACGCCCACCTCGTCGCGCGGCAGCTGTCCCACGACCTCGTCGACGTGACGTTCTCCGGCGCCACGACGGCGAACGTCCTCACCGAACGCCAGCACGGTGCGCCGCCGCAGGTCAGCGCCCTCACCGGCGCCGAGGACCTCGTCACCGTGACCATCGGCGGGAACGACGTCGGCTACGTTCCCTACCTGGTCGCCGCGGGGTTGCCGGCGTGGGTGCGGTCCGTGCCGGTGGTGGGCCGGGCCGTGCGCGGCCAGCTCGACGTCGCGGCCCGCGACGCCGCGCTCGCGGCGGTCGGCGAGTCCCTGCGGACGGTCGGTCGCGAGCTGAGGCGGCGGGCTCCGACGGCGCGGGTGCTGTTCGTCGACTACCTGACGCTGGTGCCCCCCGCGGGCACGGCCGAGGTGCCGTTCACCGAGGAGCAATTGCACACCGCGCAGCGCATTTCGGACACACTTGAACAGCTGACCGCGGCGGCGGCCGCCGACACCGGCTGCGAACTGGTGCGCGCCGGTGACGCCGGCCGCGCTCATCACCCATGGTCAGACGCGCCGTGGACGACGCGCTTCGGTCTGCCGCTCCCCGGCAGGCCCGCGCCGCTGCACCCCAACGCGGCGGGCATGCGCGCGGTCGCGGATCTGATCATCGGGCAGCTCGCCTGA
- a CDS encoding ABC transporter ATP-binding protein, whose amino-acid sequence MIELEGLTKVFGRGASPAVDHLTCTIEAGVVTGFLGPNGAGKTTTLRMILGLDRPTSGTATIGGCSYHELTDPMRTVGALLDAKQLHPNRSARDHLRWLAAAGRLPATRIDEVLEIVGLTSAADQRAGALSLGMGQRLGIAAALLGDPPVLLFDEPVNGLDPEGIHWVRTLMRALAAEGRTVLVSSHLLAEMASTADRLLVIGRGTLVASTTVADFIGRSGADTVRVRSPRADTMTELLADAGLDVELAPDGALQVRGASVEVVGELAARHGVTLHELSVQRASLEEAYLRLTDDAVQYRAAS is encoded by the coding sequence ATGATCGAATTAGAAGGACTGACCAAGGTGTTCGGCCGCGGCGCCAGCCCGGCGGTGGACCACCTCACCTGCACGATCGAAGCCGGCGTCGTGACGGGGTTCCTCGGGCCCAACGGGGCGGGCAAGACCACGACCCTGCGGATGATCCTCGGGTTGGACCGGCCCACGTCGGGCACCGCCACCATCGGCGGCTGCAGCTATCACGAGCTGACCGATCCGATGCGGACCGTGGGGGCGTTGCTCGACGCGAAGCAGTTGCATCCCAACCGTTCTGCGCGCGACCACCTGCGCTGGCTGGCGGCCGCCGGGCGACTACCCGCGACGCGGATCGACGAGGTGCTCGAGATCGTCGGGCTGACCTCGGCGGCCGACCAGCGCGCGGGCGCCCTGTCGCTGGGCATGGGGCAGCGGCTCGGCATCGCCGCGGCGCTGCTCGGCGATCCACCGGTGCTGCTGTTCGACGAGCCGGTCAACGGGCTCGACCCCGAGGGTATCCACTGGGTGCGCACGCTGATGCGCGCCCTGGCCGCCGAGGGCCGCACGGTGCTGGTGTCGAGCCACCTGCTCGCCGAGATGGCCAGCACCGCGGACCGGCTGCTGGTCATCGGCAGGGGCACGTTGGTCGCCTCGACGACGGTGGCCGACTTCATCGGCCGCTCCGGCGCGGACACCGTGCGGGTGCGTAGCCCGCGCGCGGACACCATGACCGAGCTGCTCGCCGACGCGGGACTGGACGTGGAGCTCGCGCCCGACGGGGCGCTGCAGGTGCGCGGCGCGTCGGTGGAGGTCGTCGGGGAGCTGGCGGCCCGCCACGGGGTGACCCTGCACGAACTGAGCGTCCAGCGGGCGTCGTTGGAGGAGGCCTATCTGCGGCTCACCGACGATGCCGTGCAGTACCGGGCGGCCAGCTGA
- a CDS encoding ABC transporter permease, translating to MRGLLNAERIKLTSTRSPRWSSAAVVVASLGLAAALGGAAGSESTGPTDAVLGVAVLGVPLFMVLAAISVTNEYRSGMIRTTFVATPGRWRVLIAKAVVLGAFSALFAAVLSCATVLVTWLWAGPGGLSWTLDDAEVWRTVAAMTTYGAASAVLGVGVGALLRHTAGAVALLLLWPLVVEPVVSALPHVGPTFGPYLPFRNVIVFVGALPTDGLPWGRAESLLYFLAVVTAVFCAGALVVDGRDA from the coding sequence ATGCGGGGCCTGCTGAACGCCGAGCGCATCAAGCTGACGTCGACGCGGTCCCCGCGGTGGTCGAGTGCCGCCGTCGTCGTCGCGAGCCTGGGGCTGGCCGCCGCGCTGGGCGGCGCGGCCGGCAGTGAATCGACGGGCCCCACGGACGCCGTGCTCGGGGTTGCCGTGCTCGGGGTCCCGCTGTTCATGGTGCTCGCCGCGATCAGCGTGACCAACGAGTACCGCAGCGGGATGATCCGCACGACGTTCGTCGCGACGCCCGGCCGGTGGCGGGTGCTGATCGCGAAAGCCGTTGTCCTGGGCGCATTCTCGGCACTCTTCGCCGCGGTGCTGTCGTGTGCGACCGTCCTGGTGACCTGGCTGTGGGCGGGTCCCGGCGGCCTGAGTTGGACCCTCGACGACGCCGAGGTGTGGCGCACCGTGGCGGCCATGACGACCTACGGGGCGGCGAGCGCGGTGCTCGGCGTGGGGGTCGGCGCCCTGCTGCGGCACACCGCCGGTGCGGTCGCGCTACTCCTGCTGTGGCCCCTCGTGGTCGAGCCGGTCGTCTCGGCGCTGCCGCACGTGGGTCCCACCTTCGGTCCCTACCTGCCGTTTCGCAACGTCATCGTCTTCGTCGGTGCCCTGCCGACGGACGGGCTGCCCTGGGGACGGGCCGAGTCACTGCTCTACTTCCTGGCGGTGGTCACCGCCGTGTTCTGTGCCGGAGCGCTGGTGGTGGACGGGCGGGACGCCTGA
- a CDS encoding MarR family winged helix-turn-helix transcriptional regulator, translating to MANTWLTPSQQRTWLSYMGVYHRMEFEMNRQLQAECGLSLADYTVMNALSVAPGRRLRVSQLATNIGWERSRLSHHLQRTAGRGLVDRVRSDTDGRATDVVLTEAGMTSLRAVAPKHVAWVRTLFFAALDEGQVTRLGELLDDVYQNILREGTLPRPGSVPD from the coding sequence ATGGCCAACACGTGGTTGACGCCGTCGCAGCAGCGAACGTGGTTGAGCTACATGGGCGTCTACCACCGCATGGAGTTCGAGATGAATCGCCAGCTGCAGGCCGAGTGCGGGCTGTCGCTGGCCGACTACACGGTGATGAACGCGTTGTCGGTCGCGCCGGGCCGGCGGCTGCGGGTGTCCCAGTTGGCGACGAACATCGGCTGGGAGCGCAGCCGACTCTCCCACCATCTGCAGCGCACCGCGGGCCGCGGGTTGGTCGACCGGGTGCGCTCGGACACCGACGGCCGGGCGACCGACGTCGTGCTGACCGAGGCCGGCATGACGTCGCTGCGGGCCGTGGCGCCCAAGCACGTGGCGTGGGTGCGCACGCTGTTCTTCGCCGCCCTCGACGAGGGGCAGGTGACGCGGCTGGGCGAGCTGCTCGACGACGTCTACCAGAACATCCTGCGGGAGGGCACGCTGCCGCGGCCCGGCAGCGTGCCGGACTAG
- a CDS encoding SDR family oxidoreductase, which produces MGSLDGKNALVTGGTAGIGLASARALADAGAHVFLTGRNQSTIDAAVATIGPAATGVRSDVSDPAQLDAIVDAVTAHGGGLDVVFTNAGGGEFATLADTTVEHVNDTFTRNVAGTLFTVQKMLPLLNSGASVILAGSTAASRGVPSFGAYAASKAAVRSLGRTWAAELAERGIRVNTLVPGPIETPGLVGLAPAGGEQELLEQLTADVTLGRIGQPEEVAAAVVFLASAASSFMTGSELFVDGGEVQT; this is translated from the coding sequence ATGGGATCCCTCGACGGTAAGAACGCACTCGTCACCGGTGGCACCGCGGGCATCGGGCTCGCCTCGGCGCGCGCCCTGGCCGACGCCGGCGCCCACGTCTTCCTCACGGGGCGCAACCAATCCACGATCGACGCCGCGGTCGCGACGATCGGCCCGGCGGCGACCGGCGTTCGCAGCGACGTCAGCGACCCCGCCCAGCTCGACGCCATCGTCGATGCGGTGACGGCGCACGGCGGCGGCCTGGACGTGGTGTTCACCAACGCGGGTGGCGGGGAGTTCGCCACGCTGGCCGACACCACGGTCGAGCACGTCAACGACACGTTCACTCGCAACGTCGCCGGAACCCTGTTCACGGTGCAGAAGATGTTGCCGCTGTTGAACTCTGGGGCATCGGTCATCCTCGCGGGATCGACGGCGGCGTCCAGGGGCGTGCCGTCCTTCGGCGCCTACGCCGCGAGCAAGGCCGCCGTCCGCTCGCTGGGCCGGACCTGGGCGGCGGAGTTGGCCGAGCGGGGCATCAGGGTCAACACGCTGGTCCCGGGGCCCATCGAAACGCCCGGCCTGGTCGGGCTCGCGCCCGCCGGTGGCGAGCAGGAACTGCTGGAGCAGCTCACCGCCGACGTCACGCTTGGTCGCATCGGCCAACCCGAGGAGGTCGCCGCGGCCGTCGTCTTCCTCGCCTCTGCGGCAAGCAGTTTCATGACCGGAAGCGAGCTGTTCGTCGACGGGGGCGAGGTACAGACCTAG